One Microbacter margulisiae genomic window carries:
- a CDS encoding FRG domain-containing protein encodes MIHDTIFENIDKVVDYLNNQGWTLTQTYIGNAPFEVIDYGNGRLVYYPLPIGAPLFRGQNEFHEPCISSFYRSQPDKLTQFIQKLRIEEFRIVTAKHPIIEEELNNGIYYDYIALAQHYEFKTEMLDVTNNLPVAAFFAVTRQINGKYFPIEKSEYPGVLYFVLPAMEFIPRLTDNQPEIHPVGWQVFKRPGEQRAFGISLSNNKDFNKMDGVLAFRFMHDKIISEQIWKMFHGGEDLFPKDIFADKAAKINKSNIFSRLAFDLAYENFNMDMTKERILNKLEERNFKIQDNSIWDYSDSDISELKELSHSGKLTEKLYATTRLCYIPDDLPASENL; translated from the coding sequence ATGATACACGATACAATATTTGAAAATATAGATAAGGTTGTAGACTATCTTAATAACCAAGGCTGGACTTTAACTCAAACATATATAGGAAATGCTCCATTTGAAGTTATTGATTATGGTAATGGAAGACTTGTCTATTATCCTCTGCCTATAGGAGCCCCTTTATTTAGAGGGCAAAATGAATTTCATGAACCTTGTATATCATCATTTTATAGATCACAGCCAGATAAACTTACACAATTTATTCAAAAATTGAGAATAGAAGAATTTAGGATTGTAACCGCCAAGCATCCAATAATAGAAGAAGAGCTAAATAATGGAATATATTATGATTACATTGCTTTGGCTCAACATTATGAATTTAAAACAGAAATGCTTGATGTTACAAATAATTTACCAGTTGCAGCTTTTTTCGCTGTAACACGACAAATCAATGGCAAATATTTTCCGATTGAAAAATCAGAATACCCAGGAGTGCTTTATTTTGTTCTCCCAGCAATGGAATTTATACCACGATTGACTGATAATCAACCTGAAATACATCCTGTTGGTTGGCAGGTTTTTAAACGACCGGGAGAACAAAGAGCCTTTGGTATAAGCCTGTCAAATAATAAAGATTTTAATAAAATGGATGGCGTTCTTGCGTTTCGTTTCATGCATGACAAAATCATTTCTGAACAAATTTGGAAAATGTTTCATGGAGGCGAAGACTTATTTCCCAAAGATATTTTTGCGGATAAAGCAGCAAAAATCAATAAATCAAATATATTTTCCAGACTTGCTTTTGATTTAGCTTATGAAAATTTCAATATGGACATGACAAAAGAAAGAATTCTAAATAAACTTGAAGAAAGAAATTTTAAAATACAAGATAACTCAATTTGGGACTATTCTGATAGTGATATATCTGAATTAAAGGAACTTTCTCACTCAGGTAAACTGACTGAAAAACTTTATGCAACGACAAGGCTTTGCTATATACCTGACGACCTCCCCGCTAGTGAGAATTTGTAA
- a CDS encoding proline dehydrogenase family protein: MEKITSAEVINWAKEFLSNSEKALTADEVREQKKYAVLIQNPNDKILLSKLLDESSQIRDDRKLARRMKLLIEQYGVPAFFSSSDAFLIRLFTAFGYWFDFISVPIFKKRLRSDTSKVIIDAQPNVLNHHLDERHQQKIGQNVNLLGEVVLGDGEADHRYKGYLEALKDPGINYISIKISGIYAQINPLNYEKNKTDLCERLATIYRQSVDYPYRDADGNLSPKFVNLDMEEYKDTELTLDVFKTVLSYPEFKNYTAGIVVQAYLPDAWNFQTELLEFARKRVAEGGAPLKMRLVKGANLQMETVISSLRGWENPVLKSKVEVDANYLHILDRALEPDNARALHIGVASHNFFSLGYADLLSRKNNVSEFVTFEMLEGMANHLPRVMRSMQKQIILYTPVVKNEHFLNAVSYLVRRLDENTGKDNFLSYSFNLKYGSDQWHFLEQQFQEAFSLKDKMAAASFRTQDRRQPSKPVGDLDHFVNEPDTDFYLRSNRLWAESIRETWMKSSTTEPYQIPVQIGEQTMISAKKYPYYDRSQSEKVTVCEVSLSNLDQVKEIIGVAEKDASGWRKTTLDERNNILHQVALNLGDSRGNLIGCMAAITGKTFTEGDVEVSEATDFCRFYPISMKRFAELETISVTPKGIVLVIPPWNFPLAIPVGGVVAALSGGNSVILKPATVAFPVAWEFAKCFWDAGVPKDALQLVCADGREPVNYLTAHPAIKHIIMTGGTDTAFRLLENNPTCPLSAETGGKDAIILTASGDRDHAIQNIVTSAFSNAGQKCSACSLLVLEKQVYDDPEFKAKLVDAVTSLHTGSVWDGGNIVGPVITDKNEKLLYAIGHLEEGESWLVPPVFADEKHYMVKPCVKWGVKPDSYTFRTELFGPLLAVVCADDLHHAVALVNSSEYGLTSGLQSLDENEQSFWKEHIEAGNLYINRGITGAIVNRQPFGGMKRSAFGGGLKAGGRNYVSNFVNIREVETLQPAKGDIREFQQFLDEITEAEKPRFRVAVESYRRNREEEFSQEKDIHHIVGERNTFRYLPLKRMALRVQKNDTLSNILMIVVAATTVKTPLLISIDQDHPHLAVLQRIAGHYFSIVTQAEEQFLAEMDRYERVRTCSSDLSEAFYKKAADLGKYVAMAAPLVEGRVELLHYVKEQSIAFEYHRYGSITETMV, from the coding sequence ATGGAAAAGATTACATCAGCCGAAGTTATCAATTGGGCAAAAGAGTTTCTTTCGAATTCGGAGAAAGCGCTTACTGCCGACGAAGTGCGGGAACAGAAGAAGTATGCTGTCCTGATACAGAATCCAAACGATAAGATATTGCTTTCCAAGTTATTGGATGAGTCATCCCAGATCAGGGACGACAGGAAACTGGCCCGCCGCATGAAGTTGTTGATCGAGCAATATGGCGTGCCTGCGTTTTTTAGTTCGTCGGATGCTTTTCTGATTCGGTTGTTTACGGCCTTTGGTTACTGGTTTGATTTTATTTCGGTGCCGATTTTCAAGAAAAGACTCCGGTCGGATACCTCGAAAGTGATTATCGACGCGCAACCCAATGTGTTGAATCACCATCTGGATGAGCGTCACCAGCAGAAAATAGGTCAGAATGTAAACCTCCTGGGAGAAGTGGTGTTGGGTGATGGCGAAGCTGACCACCGCTACAAAGGTTATCTGGAAGCATTGAAAGATCCCGGAATAAATTATATCTCCATTAAGATTTCGGGTATTTACGCGCAAATCAATCCGTTGAATTACGAAAAGAACAAAACGGATCTTTGCGAACGTCTGGCTACAATTTACCGTCAGTCTGTTGATTATCCCTATCGGGATGCGGATGGTAACCTGTCCCCGAAGTTTGTGAACCTGGATATGGAGGAATACAAGGATACGGAATTGACGCTGGATGTATTCAAGACGGTGTTGTCTTATCCGGAATTTAAAAATTATACGGCGGGTATTGTGGTTCAGGCTTACTTGCCTGATGCGTGGAATTTTCAGACCGAACTGCTGGAGTTTGCCCGCAAAAGGGTTGCCGAAGGAGGTGCCCCGCTTAAAATGCGTTTGGTAAAAGGAGCAAACCTGCAGATGGAAACAGTGATCTCTTCTTTGAGAGGGTGGGAGAATCCGGTTTTGAAATCGAAAGTGGAAGTGGATGCCAATTATTTGCACATACTGGATCGGGCGCTGGAACCTGACAATGCCCGGGCATTGCATATAGGCGTGGCTTCCCATAATTTCTTTTCTTTGGGGTATGCCGATTTGTTGAGCAGGAAAAACAATGTATCGGAGTTCGTTACTTTCGAAATGCTGGAGGGGATGGCCAACCATCTTCCGCGCGTCATGCGGAGCATGCAAAAACAGATTATTTTGTACACGCCCGTGGTGAAGAATGAACATTTCCTGAATGCCGTTTCCTATCTGGTTCGCCGTTTGGATGAAAACACAGGGAAAGATAATTTCCTGAGCTATTCATTCAACCTGAAGTACGGAAGCGATCAATGGCATTTCCTTGAACAACAGTTTCAGGAAGCTTTCAGCCTGAAAGATAAGATGGCGGCTGCTTCGTTCCGCACACAGGACAGGCGCCAGCCATCAAAGCCGGTGGGCGATTTAGATCATTTTGTCAATGAGCCCGACACGGATTTCTATTTACGCTCCAACCGCCTTTGGGCAGAGTCGATCAGGGAGACCTGGATGAAGTCGTCCACCACAGAGCCTTATCAAATCCCGGTTCAGATAGGGGAGCAAACTATGATTTCTGCAAAGAAATATCCCTATTACGACAGGAGCCAGTCAGAGAAAGTAACGGTATGTGAGGTCAGCTTGTCGAATCTTGACCAGGTGAAAGAGATCATCGGTGTGGCTGAGAAAGATGCTTCCGGCTGGCGTAAGACTACGCTGGATGAACGCAACAACATCCTGCACCAGGTGGCGTTGAACCTTGGCGACAGCAGGGGCAACCTGATTGGCTGCATGGCTGCTATTACCGGAAAGACATTTACGGAAGGTGATGTTGAAGTTTCCGAGGCGACCGACTTTTGCCGTTTCTATCCCATCTCAATGAAACGTTTTGCCGAACTGGAGACTATTTCAGTGACTCCGAAAGGCATTGTCCTCGTTATCCCGCCCTGGAACTTTCCTTTGGCTATTCCAGTGGGTGGGGTAGTGGCTGCCCTTTCCGGCGGCAATAGCGTCATTCTGAAACCTGCCACCGTAGCATTTCCTGTTGCCTGGGAGTTTGCCAAATGTTTCTGGGATGCGGGTGTTCCAAAGGATGCATTGCAACTGGTATGTGCTGATGGGCGCGAACCGGTGAACTATCTTACTGCACATCCGGCTATCAAACATATCATCATGACCGGTGGAACGGATACCGCTTTCCGGTTGTTGGAAAATAACCCCACTTGTCCGCTTTCTGCCGAGACCGGCGGAAAAGATGCCATTATACTGACTGCCAGCGGCGACAGGGATCATGCCATACAAAACATCGTCACTTCGGCGTTCAGCAATGCCGGACAGAAATGTTCCGCCTGCTCCTTGCTTGTGCTCGAAAAACAGGTGTATGACGATCCTGAATTTAAGGCAAAACTGGTAGATGCTGTCACCAGTCTGCACACAGGCAGCGTATGGGATGGCGGTAACATTGTCGGGCCGGTGATTACCGACAAAAACGAGAAGTTGCTTTATGCCATCGGGCATCTGGAAGAAGGGGAGTCGTGGCTGGTTCCTCCTGTTTTTGCCGATGAGAAGCATTACATGGTAAAACCTTGTGTGAAATGGGGTGTGAAACCGGATAGTTACACCTTCAGGACGGAATTGTTCGGACCTCTATTGGCTGTGGTTTGTGCCGACGATTTGCATCATGCCGTTGCGTTGGTGAATTCATCCGAATATGGGTTGACTTCGGGCCTTCAAAGCCTGGATGAAAATGAACAAAGCTTCTGGAAGGAACATATCGAAGCCGGCAATTTGTATATCAACCGGGGTATCACAGGCGCTATTGTCAACCGGCAACCTTTTGGAGGTATGAAACGGTCTGCCTTTGGGGGCGGGTTAAAAGCCGGGGGACGTAACTATGTCTCCAACTTTGTCAACATCCGGGAGGTGGAAACGCTTCAACCGGCAAAAGGGGATATCAGGGAGTTTCAACAGTTTCTGGACGAAATCACCGAAGCGGAGAAGCCGCGGTTCAGGGTTGCTGTCGAAAGTTACCGGAGAAACCGTGAGGAGGAATTTTCGCAGGAAAAAGATATTCACCATATTGTCGGGGAACGGAATACCTTTCGTTACCTGCCGTTGAAACGTATGGCGCTACGGGTACAGAAAAACGATACATTATCCAACATCCTGATGATCGTTGTGGCTGCCACGACTGTTAAGACGCCATTGCTGATAAGCATCGATCAGGATCATCCTCACCTGGCTGTGTTGCAGCGGATAGCAGGTCATTATTTCTCCATTGTTACTCAGGCAGAAGAGCAATTCCTGGCAGAAATGGACCGGTATGAAAGGGTTCGTACCTGTAGCAGTGATCTTTCTGAGGCTTTCTATAAAAAGGCGGCTGATTTGGGCAAATATGTCGCCATGGCCGCACCGCTGGTGGAAGGCAGGGTGGAGTTGCTTCATTATGTAAAGGAACAAAGCATTGCGTTTGAGTATCATCGTTATGGCAGCATAACGGAAACGATGGTTTAA
- a CDS encoding GxxExxY protein — translation MEKDKLTYDIIGCAMKVHNMLGNGFQEVIYQRCLAIELERANIAFEREAEQTIYYQGINVGTRRADFVVENKVIVELKALTTLEDVHLAQAKNYVVAYNFEKGLLINFGATSLQYKLIFHPTAPSH, via the coding sequence ATGGAAAAGGACAAGTTGACATACGATATAATTGGTTGTGCAATGAAAGTGCATAATATGCTGGGGAATGGGTTTCAGGAAGTAATTTACCAACGTTGTCTGGCTATAGAATTGGAACGGGCTAATATTGCGTTTGAGAGGGAGGCGGAACAGACCATTTATTACCAGGGAATAAATGTAGGTACCCGCAGAGCCGATTTTGTGGTGGAAAACAAAGTCATAGTGGAATTAAAAGCGCTGACAACACTTGAAGATGTCCATTTGGCTCAGGCAAAGAATTATGTGGTAGCATATAACTTCGAAAAAGGTTTATTGATAAATTTCGGAGCAACAAGCTTACAGTACAAACTTATATTCCATCCAACAGCTCCTTCGCATTGA
- a CDS encoding Shedu anti-phage system protein SduA domain-containing protein, with product MTLYDRDFNTITIEENLLWEQLKEQEKVVINGRPSDNIRKSLYAKYPVAVRHFLSLFPNNFLDSVELKSESVSLKSKLQDFSILLDNFQTTERQILNFIKEKKAFFLIGSILKSNYRFGHHSLFIFPEFKLPPNFQVDYLLVGENSDGHHFVFVELENPYGQITISDGSYGETIRKGIKQIDDWEIWLEQNFSNLRLVFEQTVNKTEKLPKEFTVFDKTRMHYVVVAGRRTDYNKRTYRLQRRNLEQRKLQVFHYDNLIDFADEAIGTSTY from the coding sequence ATGACACTTTACGATAGAGATTTTAATACTATTACTATTGAGGAAAATTTGCTTTGGGAACAATTGAAAGAGCAAGAAAAAGTTGTTATAAATGGCAGGCCAAGCGACAATATCAGGAAATCGCTTTATGCAAAATATCCTGTTGCTGTTAGACACTTTCTTAGTTTGTTCCCAAATAATTTTTTGGATTCTGTTGAGTTGAAAAGTGAGAGCGTATCTTTAAAAAGTAAACTGCAAGATTTTAGTATTTTACTTGACAATTTCCAAACAACAGAAAGACAAATATTGAATTTCATCAAAGAAAAGAAAGCCTTTTTTCTAATTGGCTCAATCTTAAAAAGTAATTATAGGTTTGGGCACCATTCTTTATTTATTTTTCCAGAGTTTAAGTTGCCACCAAATTTTCAAGTGGACTATTTACTTGTTGGAGAAAATTCAGACGGTCACCACTTTGTTTTTGTTGAGTTAGAAAATCCATATGGACAAATAACGATAAGTGACGGTTCATATGGAGAGACAATTAGAAAAGGAATAAAACAAATTGACGATTGGGAAATTTGGTTAGAGCAGAATTTTTCTAATTTACGACTGGTTTTTGAACAAACTGTAAATAAAACGGAAAAACTTCCAAAAGAGTTCACCGTATTTGATAAAACAAGAATGCATTATGTTGTTGTGGCAGGCAGACGAACTGATTATAATAAAAGAACATATCGGTTGCAAAGACGTAATCTAGAACAACGGAAACTTCAAGTTTTCCATTATGACAATTTGATAGATTTTGCGGATGAAGCAATTGGAACAAGCACATATTGA
- a CDS encoding zinc ribbon domain-containing protein: MRICYKCSSDIQDDFKFCPHCGANQSEIACPNCNYPNEPNSKFCQECGTNLSVQKETKPKAKNTEPEVEIIIDPIPDFGITIEFNYSSSQTFEFAVAEARKFDSFVEFGEGKKVIYRVTIAEDQIELLDDLVENMKGWRNRRVYHNGEKVLWDSIFSYKWCYDQRKKSYKPEYYCFGYENDYEFNLWGCIQSRLGFNENSELFTYGEWLNNKADWKFDKERISHNLGKNIYQYRFCPVMNLDLIKDVIEAFPEKVNPANDKNWKFVRNWRSEEGLKVITTNYGYKEENYMNGAAPANMKNFVNEISKKINRKLPTGFK, encoded by the coding sequence ATGAGAATTTGTTACAAATGTAGTTCAGACATTCAGGATGACTTTAAATTCTGTCCCCATTGTGGTGCAAATCAGTCTGAAATTGCTTGCCCAAATTGCAACTACCCCAATGAACCAAACTCTAAGTTTTGTCAAGAATGCGGAACAAATTTAAGTGTCCAAAAAGAAACTAAACCAAAAGCAAAAAATACGGAACCAGAGGTCGAAATAATAATTGACCCAATCCCTGATTTTGGAATAACTATAGAATTTAATTATTCATCGTCTCAAACATTTGAATTTGCAGTTGCAGAAGCTAGAAAGTTTGATTCTTTCGTCGAATTTGGTGAAGGAAAGAAAGTTATCTACCGAGTTACAATTGCTGAAGACCAAATTGAATTATTAGACGACTTAGTAGAAAACATGAAAGGTTGGAGAAACCGACGTGTTTATCACAACGGAGAAAAAGTTCTTTGGGATTCCATATTTAGTTACAAATGGTGTTATGACCAAAGAAAGAAAAGCTATAAACCTGAATATTATTGCTTTGGATATGAGAATGATTATGAATTTAACCTATGGGGCTGTATTCAATCAAGATTGGGATTCAATGAAAATTCAGAATTATTTACTTACGGAGAATGGCTAAACAATAAAGCGGATTGGAAATTTGACAAAGAAAGGATTAGTCATAATTTGGGAAAAAATATTTATCAATATCGCTTTTGTCCTGTTATGAATCTTGATTTAATAAAAGATGTAATTGAAGCATTCCCTGAAAAAGTAAATCCTGCAAATGATAAAAACTGGAAATTTGTACGGAATTGGAGGTCGGAAGAAGGATTAAAAGTTATTACAACCAATTATGGATACAAGGAAGAAAATTATATGAATGGCGCAGCACCAGCTAATATGAAAAATTTTGTAAATGAGATTAGTAAGAAAATAAACAGGAAACTGCCGACTGGATTCAAATAA
- a CDS encoding IS256 family transposase, with amino-acid sequence MEEFDYKAFQAKVLEQIKSGKPLLGKDGAFAPLLENILNAALEGEMDAHLDEDERSLGNRRNGRMSKQVQTQLGEVTVHTPRDRHSSFEPEFIKKRETILAEGVADRIIGLYALGNSTREISDWMEENLGNRVSADTISSITNRVLPEIQSWRSRSLDSVYPIVWMDAIHYKVMDEKNRPVTRAIYNVLGVDRNGYKDLLGMYISKSEGANFWLSVLTDLQSRGVNDILIASTDNLSGFSDAIKSVFPHTVVQTCVVHQIRNSIKYVASKNQKTFMKDLKLVYQAVSKEQAAIELDNLDSKWGKDYPIVIKSWRDNWEKLTAYFEFSDAIRRIIYTTNTVEGYHRQIRKVTKNKGVFTNDTALEKLVYLAYRNIRKKWTMPLSNWGLTAQQLAIKFPERFNLFE; translated from the coding sequence ATGGAAGAATTTGATTACAAGGCTTTTCAAGCCAAAGTTTTAGAACAGATAAAATCTGGCAAACCCCTTTTAGGCAAAGATGGTGCCTTTGCGCCCTTGTTAGAAAATATTCTAAATGCAGCTTTAGAGGGAGAAATGGATGCTCATTTAGATGAAGATGAGCGTAGTTTAGGCAATCGGCGCAATGGACGTATGTCCAAACAAGTTCAAACCCAATTGGGTGAAGTCACCGTTCATACACCCCGTGACCGCCATTCCAGTTTTGAACCTGAGTTTATAAAGAAACGTGAAACAATACTTGCAGAAGGTGTTGCAGACCGTATAATTGGTCTTTATGCCTTGGGGAACAGTACTCGGGAAATAAGCGATTGGATGGAGGAAAACCTTGGAAACAGGGTTTCTGCTGACACAATCAGTTCCATAACAAACCGGGTTCTGCCAGAGATTCAGTCCTGGCGTAGCAGGTCATTGGATAGTGTTTATCCAATTGTTTGGATGGATGCCATTCACTACAAAGTGATGGACGAAAAGAATCGCCCTGTAACACGAGCCATATACAACGTATTGGGTGTTGACCGTAACGGTTACAAAGATTTGCTTGGCATGTATATTTCCAAAAGCGAAGGAGCTAACTTTTGGTTATCGGTGCTCACCGATCTTCAATCAAGAGGAGTAAATGACATTCTAATAGCCTCTACGGACAATCTTAGTGGCTTTTCAGATGCTATAAAAAGCGTATTTCCACACACAGTAGTTCAAACTTGTGTGGTGCATCAAATCCGCAATTCAATTAAATATGTTGCAAGTAAAAATCAGAAAACGTTCATGAAAGATTTGAAGCTTGTTTATCAAGCAGTAAGCAAAGAGCAGGCAGCAATCGAACTCGATAATCTTGATTCAAAGTGGGGAAAGGATTATCCAATTGTCATTAAATCATGGCGTGATAATTGGGAAAAACTAACCGCTTATTTTGAGTTTTCTGATGCTATCCGAAGAATCATATATACCACCAATACCGTAGAAGGCTATCACCGTCAGATAAGGAAAGTTACCAAAAACAAAGGTGTTTTTACCAATGATACAGCATTGGAAAAATTGGTGTATTTGGCCTATCGCAATATCCGGAAAAAATGGACTATGCCTCTGTCAAACTGGGGGTTAACTGCACAACAACTGGCGATTAAATTTCCTGAAAGGTTTAATTTATTTGAATAA
- a CDS encoding fibronectin type III domain-containing protein, giving the protein MNTTRVAKEVSRNKYSDEGIVTYAQSIKNALTDNENFPGPNPQLTELQKCIDEMKVAIVNSKNGNKEDTAIKRNKRANLEAIMKKLANYVQDTSNGDEAIILSSGFEIIRKASPVGPLPRVTGIEITPGTSRGSLNLKWDVVESAYAYNVEYIEMPGSETSSKTRLSTSKSSIIIPNLKRGQQYAFQVVAVGSDPTQNWSDEVSSFVM; this is encoded by the coding sequence ATGAACACAACAAGAGTAGCAAAAGAGGTTTCACGTAACAAGTATTCGGATGAAGGCATCGTTACTTATGCGCAAAGTATTAAAAATGCTTTAACAGATAATGAGAATTTTCCGGGTCCGAATCCACAATTGACCGAACTTCAAAAGTGTATCGATGAGATGAAGGTAGCCATCGTGAACAGTAAAAATGGGAACAAAGAAGACACGGCAATTAAAAGGAATAAACGGGCTAACTTAGAGGCAATTATGAAAAAATTAGCCAATTATGTGCAGGACACAAGCAATGGCGACGAAGCCATCATCCTCAGTTCGGGCTTTGAAATTATCAGGAAAGCATCACCGGTAGGCCCGTTACCACGGGTAACCGGCATAGAAATAACTCCGGGGACAAGCCGTGGCAGCCTCAACCTGAAATGGGACGTGGTGGAAAGCGCCTATGCATACAATGTAGAATATATCGAAATGCCAGGCAGTGAAACCAGTAGCAAAACACGCTTATCGACAAGCAAAAGCAGCATTATTATTCCCAACCTCAAGCGTGGGCAGCAATATGCATTCCAGGTTGTAGCAGTAGGCAGCGACCCAACACAAAACTGGAGTGACGAAGTAAGCAGCTTCGTGATGTAA
- a CDS encoding IS4 family transposase yields the protein MLETDFTRNRKQSFHSAIVFMINFLTKSLSVEITNFISFIKYNMPGASINGITKSAFVQYRKKIKPEVFKSLSDSLIEEFYTDNDASIKLWNGFRLLAIDGSRLVLPDTQELESIYGKTRNQSETGVVQARISVLYDVLNRFAIDGVLAPLSTGESVLALNHLVFAKANDLIIYDRGYPSFNLIYEHFEKGVDFLIRVKADFSNLTREFYQSGLQSAIARMQPGKNIKLSDKPYSKNAFKEVRLVRVELPDGEIEILITSLFDSKKYPVSLFKELYFLRWGVETFYDELKNKIKIEHFSGYSEHCILQDFYAALFVSNVQSLIVGDINDELAKESTKYQYQYQYKVNSNLSYGFLKDRIILLFFSEKDMDEIVSELKALFKKHTIPIRPNRRFERDTDKYRKRGKPKLLKNNKNTF from the coding sequence ATGTTAGAGACAGATTTTACAAGAAACAGGAAGCAATCATTTCATAGTGCTATTGTCTTTATGATAAATTTTCTCACTAAAAGTCTTTCGGTTGAGATAACTAACTTTATTAGTTTCATAAAGTACAATATGCCTGGTGCTTCGATAAATGGTATTACAAAAAGTGCTTTTGTACAGTATCGAAAAAAAATAAAACCTGAAGTATTTAAGTCACTTTCAGATAGTTTGATTGAGGAGTTTTATACAGACAATGATGCATCGATAAAGCTCTGGAATGGATTTAGGTTGTTGGCTATTGATGGGTCAAGATTGGTTTTGCCCGATACACAGGAGTTAGAAAGCATTTATGGTAAGACCAGAAATCAATCTGAAACCGGGGTGGTACAGGCCAGAATATCGGTATTGTACGATGTTTTGAATCGGTTTGCCATAGATGGTGTTTTAGCTCCACTGTCAACTGGAGAGAGTGTTTTGGCGTTGAATCATTTGGTTTTTGCAAAAGCTAACGACTTGATTATTTACGATAGAGGTTATCCTTCTTTCAATTTGATTTATGAGCATTTTGAAAAAGGAGTAGATTTTCTCATTCGGGTTAAAGCTGATTTTAGTAACCTCACCCGGGAATTTTACCAGAGTGGACTACAGTCAGCTATTGCTCGAATGCAACCTGGAAAGAACATAAAACTGTCGGATAAACCGTATTCGAAGAATGCATTCAAAGAAGTTCGGTTGGTTCGGGTTGAACTACCTGATGGAGAAATAGAAATACTAATAACTTCTTTGTTTGATTCAAAAAAATATCCAGTCTCTTTATTTAAAGAACTGTATTTTTTAAGGTGGGGAGTAGAAACATTTTATGATGAATTGAAGAACAAGATAAAAATAGAACATTTTTCAGGCTATTCAGAGCATTGTATATTGCAGGATTTTTATGCAGCCTTATTTGTGTCAAACGTTCAGAGTTTAATCGTTGGAGACATAAATGATGAATTAGCCAAAGAGTCAACCAAATATCAATATCAATATCAATACAAAGTCAATAGCAATTTATCATACGGCTTTCTCAAAGACAGGATAATTTTATTGTTTTTCTCGGAAAAGGATATGGACGAAATAGTATCAGAACTCAAAGCGTTGTTTAAAAAACACACAATACCAATACGACCAAATAGAAGATTTGAAAGAGATACTGACAAATACAGAAAAAGAGGTAAACCGAAGTTGCTGAAAAACAATAAAAATACTTTCTGA
- a CDS encoding helix-turn-helix transcriptional regulator produces the protein MNSSVCKEHADLIHYHLCKVGKKRYAMLEQELPRLLKIARGNHSLNFCFDLHKGSYALVDPRFYPFSGRAMANDTDKKPKCLFMDLIHPDDLACVLTADQQAYHFFMSLPVSEQAHFEMVSNFRMRSASGKYIRVLRRMIPFEYDNDDKLWLIHIIVDQLEFVASQEKPQAWIFNTTNKKMRLAKGDIHKNKEFDLVSGRQIKVLEMTVDGKGAHIAAEQLFISKKTVHSHHQTILSRTKSKNMTQAFHCLRILRLICNAIYLFTAGNLVDWPQTFLCLS, from the coding sequence ATGAACTCATCTGTTTGTAAAGAGCATGCTGACTTAATTCATTATCATTTGTGCAAAGTAGGGAAAAAGAGATATGCCATGTTGGAGCAGGAACTTCCCCGTTTACTGAAAATAGCCAGGGGAAATCATTCGCTGAATTTCTGTTTCGATTTGCACAAAGGCAGTTATGCCCTTGTCGATCCCCGTTTTTATCCTTTTTCGGGCCGGGCAATGGCGAATGATACGGACAAGAAGCCCAAATGCCTGTTTATGGATCTGATTCATCCCGACGACCTTGCTTGCGTGCTTACAGCCGACCAGCAGGCATATCATTTTTTTATGTCACTTCCGGTTAGCGAACAGGCCCATTTCGAGATGGTGAGCAATTTCAGAATGCGCAGTGCTTCGGGCAAATACATAAGGGTGTTGCGGCGTATGATACCGTTTGAGTATGATAATGATGATAAATTGTGGCTGATACACATCATCGTCGACCAGTTGGAGTTTGTGGCAAGCCAGGAAAAGCCGCAGGCGTGGATTTTTAATACCACGAACAAGAAAATGAGGCTGGCGAAAGGAGACATACACAAAAACAAGGAATTCGATCTTGTTTCCGGGCGACAGATAAAGGTGTTGGAAATGACAGTTGACGGGAAAGGGGCGCATATAGCTGCCGAGCAGTTGTTTATCAGCAAAAAAACCGTCCACAGCCACCACCAGACTATTTTGTCCAGAACAAAATCCAAAAATATGACGCAGGCCTTTCATTGTTTAAGGATACTGAGGCTTATATGTAATGCCATTTACCTGTTCACCGCAGGTAACCTTGTGGATTGGCCACAAACCTTTCTTTGCCTTTCTTGA